A single window of Enterobacteriaceae bacterium ESL0689 DNA harbors:
- a CDS encoding multidrug efflux RND transporter permease subunit, producing the protein MNITRIFIFRPVATLLITLAILLLGGLGYRLLPVSPLPQIDFPTIMVSARLAGASPETMAATVATPLERALGQIAGISEMTSSSSQGSTNIILQFDLDRDINGAARDVQAAINAARSLLPSGMASLPTYRKANPSDAPIMILTLTSATRTTGELYDLAESKIGQTLGQVQGVGEVSLMGSALPAVRIDLQAQKLTHYGISLDTVRNAVANSTTNLPKGRLQDDNHSWIIDSNGQLDKAAQYRNLIISYQDGKTLRLSDVANVYEAVEDKYQAGFLNGSPSIMIGIMRQAGANMLETIDGISAQLPVLAKNLPADTQLKVVMDRSTTVRESLYDTEETLLIAVALVIAVVFIFLRNIQAVVIPALALPVSLIGTCAVMYLLGYSLNNLSLMALIIATGFVVDDAIVVLENITRHIEQGLSPLRAALRGAREVSFTVLSMTVSLVAVFIPILLMGGIIGRLFREFAVTLSVSLLISMFVSLSLTPMLCARMLKKKPAVSQRHHPFYQWIETILNRLLAAYSRGLNWVMNHQKKVMFSLLLTIMLNIFLYGVVQKGFFPNQDTGLLIGALRADQNSSFQAMMPKVQTVTQLIQADPAVDSVASSVGGGRFGSRNSALFFVLLKDSRQREATATEVANRLSRKMGSLPGSQMFLMAVQDLRAGGRNANASYQYSLQADDLKLLQTWTPKVQAALAALPELNSVDSDMQVGGQEVVIQIDRELATRLGVDVSMLDTMLNNAFSQRQIATLYRTMNQYHVVMMLDDSYTRDPAILQALYVINNNGERVPLSAFAHFSGGNTPLSVAHQGQSATTTVAFNLNDGVSLQQAQALIKMKMAEIGLPVSIQAGFQGTAKVYQKMAATMPWLLVAALAAIYIVLGILYESYIHPLTILSTLPSAGVGALLLLLLTNTQLTVIALIGIILLIGIVKKNAIMMIDFALDAQRRRGLSPQQAIVQACLMRFRPIMMTTLAAFFGALPLAFGSGGDADLRSPLGLAIAGGLAMSQLLTLFTTPVVYLWLDNLSRLTRRQYQRFRVQKSDA; encoded by the coding sequence ATGAATATAACCCGGATATTTATTTTTCGCCCGGTGGCGACACTGTTAATCACCCTGGCGATCCTATTGCTGGGGGGGCTGGGTTACCGTCTTCTGCCAGTGTCACCACTGCCACAGATTGATTTTCCAACCATTATGGTCAGCGCCAGACTCGCCGGTGCCAGCCCGGAAACGATGGCCGCCACCGTTGCCACCCCGCTGGAGCGCGCACTGGGGCAGATAGCGGGCATTTCTGAGATGACATCCAGTAGTTCGCAGGGATCGACGAATATTATCTTACAGTTTGATCTTGACCGCGATATCAACGGTGCGGCCCGTGACGTGCAGGCGGCCATTAATGCCGCCCGTAGTCTGCTACCCAGTGGTATGGCATCACTGCCGACTTATCGCAAGGCTAATCCCTCTGATGCGCCGATTATGATATTGACCCTCACCTCGGCCACGCGAACAACCGGCGAACTCTATGATCTGGCAGAGAGCAAAATCGGCCAGACCCTCGGACAGGTACAGGGGGTGGGTGAAGTCTCGCTGATGGGCAGTGCATTACCGGCAGTCCGTATTGATCTGCAAGCGCAAAAATTAACGCACTATGGCATCTCATTAGACACCGTGCGCAATGCGGTGGCTAACAGTACCACCAACCTGCCGAAAGGCCGATTACAGGATGATAACCACAGCTGGATTATTGATAGTAATGGTCAGCTCGATAAGGCGGCACAATACCGTAATCTGATTATTAGCTATCAGGATGGCAAAACGCTGCGTTTAAGCGATGTTGCTAACGTGTATGAAGCGGTTGAGGATAAATATCAGGCGGGCTTTCTGAATGGCAGCCCATCAATCATGATCGGTATTATGCGTCAGGCCGGTGCCAATATGCTGGAAACCATCGATGGTATTAGCGCACAATTGCCCGTGCTGGCGAAAAATCTGCCCGCGGATACTCAGCTCAAAGTGGTGATGGATCGTTCGACGACGGTGCGTGAATCGCTCTATGACACCGAAGAGACACTGTTGATTGCGGTCGCGCTGGTGATCGCGGTGGTGTTTATCTTCTTGCGTAATATTCAGGCCGTAGTGATCCCGGCACTGGCCTTGCCTGTCTCACTGATCGGTACCTGTGCGGTGATGTATCTTCTTGGCTATAGCCTGAATAACCTGTCGCTGATGGCCTTGATTATCGCCACCGGTTTTGTGGTGGATGATGCGATTGTGGTGCTGGAAAACATTACCCGCCATATTGAACAGGGGCTCAGTCCGTTGCGGGCGGCGTTGCGTGGGGCGCGGGAAGTCAGTTTTACTGTATTGTCGATGACCGTATCGCTGGTGGCGGTATTCATTCCGATCCTGTTGATGGGGGGGATTATCGGCCGTTTATTCCGTGAATTTGCGGTGACATTAAGTGTATCACTGCTGATTTCGATGTTTGTCTCCCTGAGCCTGACCCCGATGCTCTGTGCGCGGATGCTGAAAAAAAAGCCCGCCGTCAGTCAGAGACATCACCCTTTTTATCAGTGGATTGAAACGATCCTCAATCGCCTGCTGGCTGCCTATTCACGGGGTCTCAACTGGGTCATGAACCATCAAAAAAAGGTGATGTTCAGTCTGTTGCTGACCATAATGCTGAATATTTTTCTTTATGGCGTCGTGCAAAAAGGGTTTTTCCCCAATCAGGATACCGGGCTATTGATTGGCGCTTTGCGGGCGGATCAAAATAGTTCTTTTCAGGCGATGATGCCTAAAGTGCAAACGGTGACTCAGCTTATCCAGGCCGATCCGGCAGTCGATAGCGTAGCGTCATCGGTAGGAGGAGGGCGATTTGGCTCGCGTAATTCAGCGCTGTTCTTCGTTCTGCTGAAAGATAGTCGTCAGCGCGAGGCGACGGCGACGGAGGTGGCCAATCGTCTGAGCCGGAAAATGGGCAGCTTGCCGGGTTCACAGATGTTTTTGATGGCTGTCCAGGATTTACGTGCCGGGGGACGCAATGCCAACGCCAGCTATCAGTACAGTCTGCAGGCCGATGATCTGAAACTGTTACAGACCTGGACGCCAAAAGTGCAGGCGGCGCTGGCGGCGTTGCCTGAACTGAATAGTGTCGACTCCGATATGCAGGTCGGCGGGCAGGAAGTGGTGATCCAGATCGATCGTGAACTGGCGACCCGTCTTGGTGTCGATGTCAGTATGCTGGATACGATGCTGAACAATGCATTCAGTCAGCGACAAATTGCTACGCTTTATCGCACCATGAATCAGTATCATGTGGTGATGATGCTGGATGATAGCTATACCCGTGATCCAGCGATATTGCAGGCGTTATATGTCATCAATAATAATGGTGAGCGTGTACCGCTATCGGCATTCGCCCATTTTAGCGGTGGCAATACCCCGCTTTCGGTGGCACATCAGGGACAATCGGCGACCACCACGGTGGCTTTTAATCTTAATGATGGTGTCTCACTGCAACAGGCGCAGGCATTGATTAAAATGAAGATGGCGGAGATAGGTCTGCCTGTTTCAATACAGGCCGGATTTCAGGGGACAGCGAAAGTTTACCAGAAAATGGCGGCGACGATGCCGTGGCTGCTGGTTGCTGCGCTGGCGGCGATTTATATCGTGCTGGGCATATTATATGAAAGCTACATTCATCCGCTGACGATTTTATCAACCTTACCCTCGGCGGGAGTCGGGGCCTTGCTACTGCTGTTATTGACCAATACCCAGCTTACCGTGATTGCCCTGATCGGTATTATTTTGTTGATTGGTATTGTGAAGAAAAATGCCATCATGATGATCGATTTTGCCCTTGATGCGCAAAGACGGCGGGGATTGTCACCCCAGCAGGCGATTGTTCAGGCATGCCTGATGCGTTTCCGCCCGATCATGATGACCACACTGGCGGCTTTTTTTGGCGCTTTACCGCTGGCATTCGGCAGCGGTGGTGATGCTGATTTACGCAGCCCGTTAGGACTGGCGATTGCCGGGGGGCTGGCGATGAGTCAGTTACTGACTTTATTCACCACGCCGGTTGTCTATCTCTGGCTGGATAATTTAAGTCGTCTGACTCGCCGTCAATATCAGCGATTCCGCGTACAGAAGTCTGATGCCTGA
- the wrbA gene encoding NAD(P)H:quinone oxidoreductase, translated as MAKILVLYYSMYGHVETLAHAVAEGAQSIDGTSVVVKRVPETMPAEVFTKAGGKTQTAAVATPKELVEYDAIIFGTPTRFGNMSGQMRTFLDQTGGLWAAGALYGKLGSVFCSTGTGGGQEQTITSSWSTLAHHGMIIVPIGYGAQELFDLSTVRGGTPYGASTIAGSDGSRQPSQEELAIASYQGEHVAGLAVKLFG; from the coding sequence ATGGCGAAAATTCTGGTGCTTTATTATTCGATGTATGGGCATGTCGAGACCCTGGCCCATGCTGTCGCCGAAGGGGCGCAGAGTATTGACGGTACTTCGGTTGTAGTGAAACGTGTACCGGAAACCATGCCCGCTGAGGTGTTCACCAAAGCTGGCGGCAAGACACAAACCGCCGCCGTTGCAACACCCAAAGAACTGGTGGAGTATGACGCGATCATCTTCGGCACACCCACCCGCTTTGGCAATATGTCCGGACAGATGCGTACTTTCCTTGATCAAACAGGGGGTCTGTGGGCAGCCGGTGCCTTATATGGTAAGCTGGGCAGCGTCTTCTGTTCGACAGGGACTGGCGGTGGACAGGAACAAACCATTACCTCCAGCTGGAGTACGCTGGCCCATCATGGCATGATCATCGTTCCGATTGGCTATGGTGCGCAGGAGCTTTTCGATCTATCGACTGTTCGTGGCGGAACCCCTTATGGTGCCTCGACCATTGCCGGTAGCGATGGCTCTCGACAGCCCAGCCAGGAGGAGCTCGCCATTGCCAGTTATCAGGGCGAGCATGTCGCCGGACTGGCGGTTAAATTATTTGGCTAA
- the ubiG gene encoding bifunctional 2-polyprenyl-6-hydroxyphenol methylase/3-demethylubiquinol 3-O-methyltransferase UbiG, with the protein MKSEKQPLSDNVDHHEIAKFDAIAAHWWDSEGAFKPLHRINPLRLDYIIQRCGGLFAKTVLDVGCGGGILAESMAREGATVTGLDMGTEPLQVARLHALESGVQLDYVQQTVEAHAAQYPGRYDIVTCMEMLEHVPDPQSVVRACAQLVKPGGHVFFSTINRTAKAWLLLIIGAEYVMKMVPQGTHDSKKFIKPAELIAWAGQAHLKEQHIIGLHYQPLSDSFRLAAGVEANYMLHTIACQA; encoded by the coding sequence ATGAAGAGTGAAAAACAACCGCTGAGCGACAACGTTGATCATCATGAAATTGCCAAATTCGACGCCATCGCTGCCCACTGGTGGGACAGTGAAGGCGCGTTCAAACCCTTACACCGCATCAATCCATTGCGTCTTGACTATATTATCCAGCGTTGCGGTGGTCTGTTTGCTAAAACGGTGCTTGATGTCGGCTGTGGTGGGGGGATCCTTGCCGAAAGCATGGCCCGTGAAGGGGCGACTGTCACCGGCCTTGACATGGGAACAGAACCGCTACAGGTGGCGCGTCTCCATGCCCTGGAAAGCGGTGTTCAGCTGGATTATGTTCAGCAAACGGTCGAAGCACACGCCGCACAATATCCCGGGCGCTATGATATCGTCACCTGCATGGAAATGCTCGAGCATGTCCCTGATCCGCAATCGGTGGTGCGGGCCTGTGCGCAGCTGGTCAAACCAGGAGGGCATGTCTTCTTCTCCACCATTAACCGTACGGCTAAAGCCTGGTTACTCCTGATTATCGGGGCGGAATATGTGATGAAAATGGTGCCTCAAGGCACGCATGATAGTAAAAAATTCATCAAGCCCGCAGAACTGATCGCCTGGGCCGGTCAGGCACATCTCAAAGAGCAGCATATTATTGGTCTGCATTATCAACCACTCAGCGATAGCTTCCGGCTGGCAGCAGGCGTAGAGGCCAACTATATGCTACATACCATCGCCTGTCAGGCATAA
- the yfaE gene encoding class I ribonucleotide reductase maintenance protein YfaE, whose product MKRIFLQNSAVCILCTAEHPSLLATLEAHHVAVEYQCRAGYCGACRTRLLAGQVKWLAEPLAFVQPGEILPCCCQASGDIVIGM is encoded by the coding sequence ATGAAACGTATTTTTCTGCAAAATTCCGCCGTTTGCATCCTCTGTACGGCAGAACATCCCTCTTTGCTGGCGACGCTGGAGGCGCATCATGTTGCGGTCGAATATCAGTGCCGGGCAGGCTATTGTGGTGCCTGCCGCACACGGCTGCTCGCCGGACAGGTGAAATGGCTCGCTGAACCGCTGGCTTTTGTTCAGCCCGGAGAAATCCTGCCCTGTTGTTGCCAGGCCAGCGGGGATATTGTTATCGGGATGTAA
- a CDS encoding YccJ family protein, which produces MPLHEEKTHHIAQWASLRNTSPEIAAAIFELAGYDEALAEQIWQEGSDEVLPLAFAKTDKDTLFWGEQTIERKNV; this is translated from the coding sequence ATGCCACTACACGAAGAAAAAACCCATCACATTGCCCAGTGGGCAAGTCTGCGAAATACCTCCCCGGAGATAGCGGCCGCAATCTTTGAATTAGCAGGATATGATGAAGCATTAGCAGAACAAATCTGGCAGGAAGGAAGCGATGAAGTCTTGCCTTTAGCGTTCGCCAAAACAGATAAAGACACGCTTTTCTGGGGTGAACAGACCATTGAACGTAAAAATGTTTGA
- the nrdA gene encoding ribonucleoside-diphosphate reductase subunit alpha, whose translation MNQSLLVTKRDGRSERINLDKIHRVLDWAAEGLNNVSISQVELRSHIQFYDGIKTADIHETIIKAAADLISRDAPDYQYLAARLAIFHLRKKAYGQFEPPALYDHVKKMVEKGKYDSHLLEDYDEEAFRQMDSFIVHDRDMSFSYAAVKQLEGKYLVQNRVTGEIYESAQFLYMLVAACLFSRYPRETRLDYIRRFYDAISTFKISLPTPIMSGVRTPTRQFSSCVLIECGDSLDSINATSSAIVKYVSQRAGIGINAGRIRALGSTIRGGEAFHTGCIPFYKHFQTAVKSCSQGGVRGGAATLFYPMWHLEVESLLVLKNNRGTDANRVRHMDYGVQLNKLMYTRLLKGEEITLFSPSDVPGLYDAFFADQDQFERLYTRYERDDNIRKKRIKAVELFSLMMQERASTGRIYIQNVDHCNTHSPFNPAIAPIHQSNLCLEIALPTQPLNDMNDENGEIALCTLSAFNLGVINHLDELEDLATLVVRALDALLDYQDYPIPAARRGAMGRRTLGIGVINFAYYLAKQGKRYSDGSANNLTHKTFEAIQYYLLKASNELAIEQGACPWFDQTSYAQGILPIDSYKKDLDTIVSEPLHYDWQTLRESIKTHGLRNSTLSALMPSETSSQISNATNGIEPPRGYVSIKASKDGILRQVVPDYETLLGHYELLWEMPDNDGYLQLVGIMQKFIDQSISANTNYDPTRFPSGKVPMQQLLKDLLNAYKWGVKTLYYHNTRDGAEDAQDDLAAAVEDDGCESGACKI comes from the coding sequence ATGAATCAAAGTTTGCTGGTGACAAAGCGTGATGGACGCAGCGAGCGAATTAATCTTGATAAAATCCACCGTGTCCTCGACTGGGCGGCAGAAGGACTGAATAATGTCTCGATCTCACAGGTAGAACTACGATCCCACATCCAGTTCTACGATGGCATCAAAACAGCTGATATTCATGAGACCATTATCAAAGCAGCGGCAGATCTGATCTCTCGCGATGCCCCGGATTACCAGTATCTCGCCGCACGACTGGCTATCTTCCACCTGCGCAAAAAAGCCTATGGCCAGTTCGAGCCCCCGGCACTGTATGACCACGTTAAGAAGATGGTTGAAAAAGGCAAATACGATTCGCATTTGCTTGAAGACTACGACGAAGAAGCATTCCGCCAGATGGATAGCTTCATCGTCCATGATCGTGATATGAGCTTCTCCTACGCGGCGGTTAAGCAGCTGGAAGGAAAATATCTGGTACAGAATCGGGTCACCGGCGAAATTTATGAAAGTGCGCAATTTCTCTATATGCTGGTCGCTGCCTGCCTGTTCTCCCGCTATCCACGTGAGACACGTCTGGACTATATCCGCCGCTTCTATGATGCGATCTCGACGTTTAAAATTTCGCTGCCGACACCGATTATGTCAGGTGTCCGCACGCCAACACGCCAGTTCAGCTCCTGCGTTCTGATTGAATGTGGTGATAGCCTTGATTCAATTAACGCGACCTCCAGCGCCATCGTCAAATACGTCTCCCAGCGGGCGGGAATCGGCATTAACGCAGGACGCATCCGGGCATTGGGAAGTACGATTCGTGGCGGAGAAGCCTTCCACACTGGCTGTATTCCGTTCTATAAACACTTTCAGACCGCAGTAAAATCCTGCTCGCAGGGCGGTGTGCGCGGTGGGGCGGCCACGCTGTTCTACCCCATGTGGCATCTGGAAGTCGAAAGTCTGCTGGTATTAAAAAATAACCGGGGCACTGATGCCAACCGTGTACGCCATATGGATTACGGCGTACAGCTCAACAAACTGATGTACACCCGTCTGCTAAAAGGGGAAGAGATCACGCTGTTCAGCCCCTCGGATGTTCCCGGATTGTACGATGCTTTTTTCGCCGATCAGGATCAGTTTGAGCGTCTGTACACCCGTTATGAACGGGATGACAACATCCGTAAAAAACGGATCAAAGCGGTTGAGCTGTTCTCATTGATGATGCAGGAACGTGCATCAACCGGGCGGATTTACATCCAGAATGTCGATCACTGCAACACTCACAGCCCGTTTAATCCGGCGATTGCCCCGATCCATCAATCTAATCTGTGTCTGGAAATTGCGCTGCCGACTCAGCCCCTCAACGATATGAACGATGAAAACGGGGAGATTGCACTTTGTACGTTATCGGCGTTCAACCTTGGTGTTATTAATCATTTGGATGAGCTGGAAGATCTGGCGACCCTGGTGGTGCGCGCCCTCGATGCTTTGCTGGATTACCAGGATTACCCGATCCCGGCCGCAAGACGGGGCGCAATGGGACGCCGGACACTCGGTATTGGGGTTATCAACTTCGCTTACTACCTGGCGAAGCAAGGGAAACGTTACTCGGATGGCAGCGCTAACAACCTGACCCATAAAACCTTTGAGGCTATCCAGTATTATCTGTTGAAAGCCTCCAACGAACTGGCGATAGAGCAAGGTGCCTGTCCGTGGTTTGACCAGACCAGCTATGCTCAGGGGATCCTGCCGATTGATAGCTATAAAAAGGATCTCGATACCATCGTCAGTGAACCGCTGCATTATGACTGGCAAACACTGCGCGAATCGATTAAAACCCACGGTTTGCGCAACTCGACGCTTTCCGCGCTGATGCCATCCGAAACCTCCTCGCAGATCTCCAATGCCACCAACGGCATTGAGCCGCCGCGCGGTTATGTCAGCATCAAAGCCTCAAAAGATGGCATCCTGCGCCAGGTCGTACCCGATTATGAAACACTGCTGGGTCATTACGAGTTGCTCTGGGAGATGCCAGATAATGATGGCTATCTGCAACTGGTCGGGATCATGCAAAAATTCATCGACCAGTCGATTTCCGCCAACACCAACTACGATCCGACGCGCTTCCCGTCCGGTAAAGTGCCGATGCAACAGCTGCTGAAAGACCTGCTGAATGCTTATAAATGGGGCGTCAAAACACTGTATTACCATAATACCCGTGACGGTGCAGAAGATGCCCAGGATGATCTGGCGGCGGCGGTTGAGGACGATGGCTGCGAAAGCGGCGCATGTAAGATTTAA
- the nrdB gene encoding ribonucleotide-diphosphate reductase subunit beta, with protein MTYTTFSQIKNNQLLEPMFFGQPVNVARYDQQKYEVFEKLIEKQLSFFWRPEEVDVSRDRIDYQGLPEHEKHIFISNLKYQTLLDSIQGRSPNVALLPLISIPELETWVETWSFSETIHSRSYTHIIRNIVNDPSLVFDDIVTNEQIQKRAQGISHYYDTLIELTSYWHLLGEGTHTINGKTVSVNLRELKKKLYLCLMSVNALEAIRFYVSFACSFAFAERKLMEGNAKIIRLIARDEALHLTGTQHMLNLLRSGSDDAEMAEIAAACQQECYDLFVDAAQQEKEWADYLFRDGSMIGLNRDILCQYVEYITNIRMQAVGLDLPFQTRSNPIPWINTWLTSDNVQVAPQEVEVSSYLVGQIDAEVDTDDLSHFQL; from the coding sequence ATGACATATACCACTTTTTCACAAATTAAAAATAATCAGCTGCTGGAGCCGATGTTTTTCGGCCAGCCGGTTAACGTGGCACGTTACGATCAGCAAAAATATGAAGTATTCGAAAAACTGATTGAGAAGCAACTCTCCTTTTTCTGGCGACCAGAAGAGGTGGATGTTTCCCGTGATCGTATTGACTATCAGGGATTACCTGAACATGAGAAACACATTTTTATCAGTAATCTGAAGTATCAGACTCTGCTGGACTCAATTCAGGGACGCAGCCCCAATGTCGCCCTGCTGCCGCTGATTTCCATTCCGGAACTGGAAACCTGGGTAGAGACCTGGTCGTTTTCGGAGACCATTCACTCTCGATCCTATACCCACATCATTCGTAACATTGTCAACGATCCGTCACTGGTCTTTGATGACATCGTCACTAACGAACAGATCCAGAAACGGGCACAGGGTATCTCTCATTATTACGATACCCTGATCGAGCTGACCAGCTATTGGCATCTGCTGGGAGAAGGCACCCATACCATTAACGGTAAAACGGTTAGCGTTAATCTGCGTGAGCTGAAAAAGAAACTCTATCTGTGTCTGATGAGTGTCAATGCACTGGAAGCTATTCGCTTCTATGTCAGCTTCGCCTGCTCTTTCGCGTTTGCCGAACGCAAGCTGATGGAGGGCAACGCCAAAATCATCCGCCTGATCGCCCGCGATGAAGCCCTGCATCTGACCGGTACGCAGCACATGCTCAATCTGCTACGCTCAGGCAGCGATGATGCGGAAATGGCGGAAATCGCCGCCGCCTGCCAGCAGGAGTGCTATGACCTGTTTGTCGACGCGGCACAACAGGAAAAAGAGTGGGCGGATTATCTGTTCCGCGACGGTTCGATGATCGGCCTGAACCGGGATATTCTCTGCCAGTATGTCGAATATATCACCAATATTCGGATGCAGGCGGTCGGGCTGGATCTCCCCTTCCAGACGCGCTCTAATCCCATTCCGTGGATCAACACCTGGCTCACCTCTGATAATGTCCAGGTCGCGCCACAGGAGGTGGAGGTCAGCTCGTATCTGGTTGGTCAGATCGACGCTGAAGTGGATACGGATGATCTGAGCCACTTCCAGCTCTGA